The sequence below is a genomic window from Candidatus Neomarinimicrobiota bacterium.
ATATTGAGGTAATTGCCACAACTGATCGGGTAACAGATACACTTGAATTTCATCAGGATATACTTGATTCAGGATGGAAGGGGAAGGTGATTCCTACCTTTCGTCCAGATTCAGTAATTGATATTCTGGATACTGATTGGAAGCAAACTATCATTTATTTAGGTGAGCTGGCTGGCATTGAGATAAATTCTTATACTGCATATATTGCTGCTTTAGAGGAGCGTAGAAAGACTTTTAAGAGCCTGGGTGCCACAGCCACAGATCATGGCGTATTGAGTCCCTATACTCACAGATTATCTGATCAGGAGGCCAATAGTCTTTTTAGCAAAGCCTTGAAGGGAACCGCTGATCCTACAGATGCTCAAGCATTTACAGCACATATGCTCATGGAGATGGCTCGGATGAGCATGGAGGATGGCTTGGTCATGCAAATCCATCCAGGGTCCTTCAGAAATCATAATAAACAAGTTTTCGAGTTGTTTGGAGCGGATATGGGTGGGGATATTCCAACGCAAACGGAATACACAAAAAACTTATACGAACTATTAAATGCTTACGGTAATGATCCTCATCTGAAATTGATCATCTTTACTCTGGATGAATCGAACTATACGAGAGAATTAGCTCCTCTAGCTGCCCACTATCCAGCGCTGAAATTAGGACCCGCCTGGTGGTTCAATGATAGTATTGAAGGGATGAGGCGGTTTCGTCAAATGACCACAGAAACTGCATCGATCTACAATACTGTGGGTTTTAATGACGATACCCGTGCTCTGATGTCCATCCCTGCCCGACACGACCTCAGTCGGAGGGTTGATTCGAATTATCTGGCAACTCTAGTTGCTTCACACCGGATTGACATGGCAGATGCCAGGATAATGAGTAGAGCAATGGCCTACGATCTGGCTAAGCATGCGTATAACCTGTAGGTGACTTATGTACACTCGTTTTAATATACTCCTCCTCTTGTTAAGTATGTCTCTTGTAAGCTGCTCCCAGGATCAGGACGTAAAAATTATCAAACTCGCACATGGACTGGATCCCAGTCATCCCGTACACCAGGCGATGGAATACATGGCCGAAAGATTGACTGAAAAATCCGCCGGACAGATGCAATTAGACATCTACCCCAGTGGACAATTAGGGGCAGAACGAGAGCTCATCGAGTTACTTCAGATTGGTAGTCTGGCTATGACAAAAGTGTCTGCCAGTCCCATGGAATCATTTGTCCTCGAAATGAAACTGTTCAGTATTCCCTATGTTTTTTCCAGTGAAGCGCATTTATGGCAGATACTCCAAGGTCCCATCGGGCAGGATATCCTATTGGCTGGGCAGGACTTCAGGTTACGTGGCTTAGGATATTTTGATGCGGGTAGTCGTAGTTTTTACACAAAGGAAACTCCAATTCACAGTCCAACTGATTTGCAGGGTCTGAAAATTCGTGTTATGAAGAGTCTGACAGCCGTAAAAATGGTCCAGGCTCTTGGTGGTTCGGCGACACCTATTTCTTGGGGTGAGCTATATACGGCTTTGCAACAAGGGGTTGTAGATGGTGCCGAGAATAATCCCCCTAGTTTTTTTCTCTCAAAGCATTATGAAGTCTGTAAATATTACTCTTTGGATGAACATACCAGTGTCCCTGATATCCTCCTTATCAGTACGGTCGTATGGGAATCACTGTCTTCTCAACAGCAGACTTGGCTCCAGGAAGCTGTAAACGAGTCCGTGACCTACCAACGCCGACTATGGAAGAAATCTACAGACCATGCTTTGGCAGAACTTGTCAAGGCCGGGGTGCAGATTATACAACCTGAAAAAGTCAACTTTCAACAATCAGTAAAAGACATGCATGAAAGCTACAGAGGAACAGCCATCTATGATCTCATTCAGGAAATAGCTGCACTTGATACCAGTGGAAGGGACGAGGGATGAATACACTTATCACACTTCTTGATAAAGCCTTAAGTCGTTTTCTGATCAGTCTTATGGCATTTATTGTCCTGGTAGTGACCTGGCAGGTTATTACCCGCTTCCTCATGTCAACACCGAGTTCCTACACCGAAGAATTAGCCCGATTTCTGCTCATCTGGATTGGTGTTCTGGGCTCCAGTTATGCCTTGCGGACCCGAGCCCACTTGGGGATTGATCTATTGTCTACCAAGCTGGAGGGAAGAGCAAAAGGGCTGCTTATTATTGGAATCTATCTTTTGGTCATTCTCTTTGCCTTGCTGATTATGGTCATCGGGGGCATTCGTCTGGTCTCGCTTACTTTCAACCTGGATCAAATTTCTGCTTCATTAGGTATCAAAATGGGATACATATATCTGGTGTTGCCTTTGAGTGGATCGATTATGATCATCTATTCCAGCGATTTCATCTTAAAAGCGCTGCATCTCATTACTCATGGGGAGGAGACAAGCTGATGGATATGTCAATTCTCGTTCTCATTATTAGTTTTGTCGTTTTGCTGGGCCTGAACGTTCCCATTGGTTTCAGTATTGGTCTTTCCACCACATTTACTATGCTATTTACCATTCCCATGGGAC
It includes:
- the uxaC gene encoding glucuronate isomerase, whose protein sequence is MMGSRLHPHRFFDPNYAIRNMAHELYDGVKNLPIISPHGHTDPKWFAENKPFSDPTNLLITPDHYVLRMLYSQGVAFEDLGIARSDGSPVEQNPRKVWDLFAKHYYLFSGTPVGSWFDHVFHDVFGINETLDENTSTEFYRQINLALKSPDFLPRSIIESFNIEVIATTDRVTDTLEFHQDILDSGWKGKVIPTFRPDSVIDILDTDWKQTIIYLGELAGIEINSYTAYIAALEERRKTFKSLGATATDHGVLSPYTHRLSDQEANSLFSKALKGTADPTDAQAFTAHMLMEMARMSMEDGLVMQIHPGSFRNHNKQVFELFGADMGGDIPTQTEYTKNLYELLNAYGNDPHLKLIIFTLDESNYTRELAPLAAHYPALKLGPAWWFNDSIEGMRRFRQMTTETASIYNTVGFNDDTRALMSIPARHDLSRRVDSNYLATLVASHRIDMADARIMSRAMAYDLAKHAYNL
- a CDS encoding TRAP transporter substrate-binding protein, with the translated sequence MYTRFNILLLLLSMSLVSCSQDQDVKIIKLAHGLDPSHPVHQAMEYMAERLTEKSAGQMQLDIYPSGQLGAERELIELLQIGSLAMTKVSASPMESFVLEMKLFSIPYVFSSEAHLWQILQGPIGQDILLAGQDFRLRGLGYFDAGSRSFYTKETPIHSPTDLQGLKIRVMKSLTAVKMVQALGGSATPISWGELYTALQQGVVDGAENNPPSFFLSKHYEVCKYYSLDEHTSVPDILLISTVVWESLSSQQQTWLQEAVNESVTYQRRLWKKSTDHALAELVKAGVQIIQPEKVNFQQSVKDMHESYRGTAIYDLIQEIAALDTSGRDEG
- a CDS encoding TRAP transporter small permease, producing the protein MNTLITLLDKALSRFLISLMAFIVLVVTWQVITRFLMSTPSSYTEELARFLLIWIGVLGSSYALRTRAHLGIDLLSTKLEGRAKGLLIIGIYLLVILFALLIMVIGGIRLVSLTFNLDQISASLGIKMGYIYLVLPLSGSIMIIYSSDFILKALHLITHGEETS